GGAGATGTCCTCACAGTAATCCCTTGGTGTCTCTCAGGGTTAGGGAAGAATTCCGACGGCCGAGTGGAGCCGGTGCAGGCTGTGGTACTTCCTCGAGGGAAGTCCCTGGACCAGTGTGCCGAGGTGCTTCAGAAGAAGAAGCAGGGGAAGCTGGACCCAGGCAAGCCGAGGAAATGCCGAGCGAAGGGAAACAACTCTGGACAGTCCCCTGCGGGCGGCCGAAAGCCTCGCCATAATGTGTTTGACTTTTTGAAtgagaagctgagagggaaaaGCACTGGGGAGAAGGCTGGAGGGATGGTGCTGCCAGAGAGGAACAGCAAAGAGATCTACCACGCTAGCAAGAGCACCAAGAAGGCCCTCAGTGTCCGCCTCTTCCAGACAATGGAGAAGATTGAACAAACACAGAGGGATATCAGAGGAATCCAGCAGGCCCTGGAACGCAACATTGGACGGTAGGAAAACATTGACTTTGGGACTGCAGGATGAACTGTGAATTCTTGATGCTTCTGGGAAGGGGTGGGCTTGTAATGAGGTGTAGGAGGACCAAGTGAAACATCTGGAGGAGACCTAAGGGGAAGTGGAGGAGGAAGCACGTCCTTGGACACCAGCAGATGTGTCTGGGGTCCTGTAGCCGGAATTCAGGCTGTGGCAAAGAGAGGAGCTCTCTGAGGGAAGGTACTGGAGTCCTTTCCTCTCATGCCTACCTCTGCAGCGTTGCTGTAGAGCATCACAGGAGGATGTTTTCTAGCCCAGATTGTGCTGAGCATCAGGTTCTTGCACTGATCTCACAGGAAAGGGCAACCCCTCTGGGATAATGGCAGGCCTTTGATCTTATGGTGCAGGATGACATTGCCGTgatgctttttgctttcaggCACAGCATTGCTACAGCtcagctggaggagaagctggCTAATGCACACAAAcagctggggcagctgcagGCCCAGGAAGCCAGTCTGCAGCgggagcagaagaaagcagacaCACATAAGAAGATGACTGAATTCTAGTCTCCGAGGAAGGCGTTTGTCCTTCTAGCCAGCCTCGGTACTCGTGGCCTCAGCCCAGGTGAGccatcctgctcctccaggCCTCGGGCTGTCCAGCCTGAAAACCgtgctgaaaagcagcagtttctcaAACTGGATGCTTCTGAGCtctgctgggagcaggaggagcccACATCCGTCCAGGCCTGAACACGTTCAGTAACCCTGAGCCTCGTGTAAGGACTAATGACAAGAAATACGATTCTCTACTGTCTTGCACACATCTTTTCTCTGTTATCGCTGTGGTAGCACCTCCATCCAGAGCCTGTAGCTGCTCGGGTGATAAAGTTGCTGGCTACGACCCAGGTAAGGAGGGGCTTTGAAAGCCCCACATCCTGCTGTCAGCTGTGGCTTGCGTTTGCAGCCAACTGACGAACAGGAGTGGAGGCAGGGTCCCGAGCACATTCCGGCGAAGCAGAAAAAGCTTGTGCTGGGTGAAAACAGCACAGGCAGATGGCTTCAGTTGCTCTCTGCCTTCTGGGTTTGCTGTGGGATTTATCCAAGAACTCCTATTTTTTGAGGAGCAGTTCCCTGTGGTCCTAGTGTAAGGAATTGACAGAAATCTGGAAGCTTAGAAGAGGGTCCCAGTGGCCACAAGCATAACATTTCATCAGTTTGGCTGTGAGAGTATCCCTAGGACACGGACTTGGTATGGAAGGCTGTATGGTTCCACAAATAGAGTGCCAAAGCTGGGGGCGTAAAGACAGTGGCGTAAAAGGTTCTTAAACCTCCTGGCTAGGAACAACTTCACAGGGCGCCTTGTGGTTTTTGCCATCATTACCTGAGTGTTTCTGTTCTGAGTAGCTCGCAGAACACAGGTCCTTTCATTAAAAAGCCCCAGGACCCAGATCCAGGTCAGACCAGGCCCCGGATTAGCACAAAGAGTGGAAGGTCTGAACGTGCCCACGTGCAGCCCTGTCCATGAGAGAGCTTCAGGCTAGGCTGGAGATAGGCCAGGCAAGCGAAGTGCCCTTCCCCGCAGGGTGGGGTGTCTTTGGGCAGGAAGGATGTCTTCTGCCCTAGGTTATGTTCTGCATTAGTAGCAGATGGTCCTTGCTCCAGAGGAGACACTGATTCGGTCAGACTGTTTCTGGTGGGTCTTATGTGTTGTaattgcttcttaaaaaaaactttgcaATTTCATGCCAGTATCTCAAGGACAcattttttgcttaatttaaGAAATCAGTTTCCTTTGATTTCATGAttcatttttctaatgaaaaggTTTGCTCCTTTAGTACCACCTTTCTTATCTGTTCCTAAGAAAACTTACCAAGCTGTCAGCTGGGGCAGGGCTGCACCTACGCATAGGGTCAGGCTGCCGAGCTCACCAGAAAGTGTATGACTGAAGGAGATAATGATCAGAGCTGTCTGAGCCTTGTGGGATTCAGCATTGCTGCAGACACATCTCAGAAGGCACAGAGTGACAGCACAAGTAAGCAAGATGAAGGACTTAAACCTGTTAGAGTAACTCTTTCCTGGAAAGCACTTGGATCCCATTGTGATGAGCGCTGTGTAGATGTGAGGGGTGATGGTCTGCCTTTAGCACTTCAGCATCGTCAGTTCCAAACTGAATTTGCCGTACTTGTTTGAAATTTGTGTTCACACTGGGCCTTCCCTCACAAATGGCTGTTTCTCCTGCTCAAGTGGTGACAAGGATTAATATGCCCAGCTTAGCGTGGATGCTTGCTGAAGTGGCCCATGACTGGTGAGCTGAACTGGGTAGAGAAACTTCTTGGGCTGTTTTTGTCCTCTGACACTACTTAACGTCATCTTCACTTCAGGAACTGGGTTTATTAGCTCCATGTCTCAGCTAAGTTGTATTTTGACCCTTCCTTGGGATTTCCACAGCCTTATTTGTCAGACTTTTCTTCGAATGGCTGCTGCCTCCACTCCAAGGCAGTTCACATCCCTGGTAAATaaagttggttttattttttcccctctgtccttGTAAGGCATCGCTCATTTGCAAGGCAATGATGATCTGTGGCAACCTGTTCTTTCCTTATATCCACCTGTGGCTGGAAAGCTAGCACTAAAACCAGCTGGGTGAGAAGTGGAGCGCGGCAGAGGGTGCTCTTGTGTGCCAGGTGCCTGCAGAGCCCATCGGCAGCGCTGCTTGCAGCCAAGGCGGGGAGAAAACCAGCCTGTTACTGGGTGAAGCACCCTCCTCTGCAGGCCAGGAAGTGAGCCGCGATGCATACTGCGTGGTATCTGCTCAGAGCTGCCTGCACTGGAAGTTTCTGAAGAGGAGTAGGAGAGCTCAGATCGAGATGTTTGGGAAACCCTAATTGGGAATAACTGggataaaagaaacaaaattctgcATGTTGGCTGGCAAGGAAGAGAATGTGATCTAATTCCCGCTCATCACACTCATCAGCATTTGAGTTACAGCACAGTAAGTAgtgtttgcttcctttcctcGCAGACTTGGGTGTCTGCAACTAAGACAGGGGTTGGAAAATACTTCCCCAAACCTGCTCTATAGGAACTGCTGcggtgctggggatgctgctgcagcGAGCTGGACTGGACAAGCAGGATTCTTGCACTGCAGTGGGGCAGCATCGCTGGGTTCAGCCTTCAGCCCGCTGCGAGGAGGGCTGCAAGCTTTGTGCTGCTTAATACTTTGTGCTCTGGAAGCGGCTGCgcttaaggaagaaaaggtgtttGAACTTGGCTGCGCTGCTGCATCCCATGGCTTGAATCTAGGCATTGAGTGGGAGCTGATTGCTGCCGTGGTGAGTGAATCGCTGAGTTCAGATGTGCAGGGTGCTGCTTTTTAACAGAAGAATGCCCAGTTGTCTTGTGGGGAGGGAAGTAGGGATTTTTCTTGCACGTGGAAGAGCTCCTGGGGATCTGCTGAGCTCCTGACTGTAGGTGAGTGGCTTGGGAAAAGATGGTCATTGAAATGCTGCCCTCTGTAGACCTGAAGTTATGTAAAACTCCTGAATTTGTGgcaagaaaaatgctgtggTGGGCAGGTAATTCTGGAGAAAACATTTATCTCCTTAATACACCCATCCTGCATTTTGGAATCTGGCTTCCCATTCCTGCAGCACCAAGGCTGCAGTAGAGCTGGTGTCCTGCTGCAGCTTGGCACTGCCCAAAATCCTCTCGAGCGGGTTCTTGACTTCTGCTGAGGAGAGCATTTCTCTGCCCAAGCGTTTCCCGCAATTGCGGAagggcaagaagaaagaaaaacgcTGCAACGATGTCAACCTGGACTGAAGCCCCACAGTGCGGGCAGGCGGGTCAACCCACCTTAAGGTTTTAAAGTTGTACTTTCCCAATATCCGTGCCAGCGAGCGGGACTGGGGTGAGAGGCGGGCATCCAAGTTTTGCAACACTTGGATCTGGcatttgaaaatgcagttgGCCTTTTGTCAATTAAATCCCTCCAGAGGAGTTTGGCAATGAAATCTCTCTCTCCCGCTGTGGAAACGCCAGGGAAGCGGGTAAGATCTGCCTGCTCCGTGTTTTAGTCTTAAGACCTACCACTCCGTGGCCTGGGGCGGATTCAGGGCTCTTGGCTGTGATGGGGCTTTCgcttttcagaagtgaaaagacaaaaaagatcTACTTCTCCTTCTCTGGGCTTTTTTTCGTACAACTCCCCAGGGTACCCAAGCTGTGTTTGCTGCAGCCGTATTCGCAGTCAGTGATGGAAATCAGCTTGTAATGCTCAAGGGTTTCTTGCAAATACCCTTTTAGTGATCTCGTAGAGTTTCTTCTCACCGCCCTGCGCTGAGCAGTGTGCGCAGATTTATCTGTGTAGAAGAACCAGGCAAAATCATCAGCAGCACTTAATTTCATAGTGAATTTAGCCTTGGTTTTGTGAAGCTCAGCTGAGAAATTTGTGCCTTTTGTACAAAACCCTCTGATATCCTGAAGTACCAAACCAACTGTGTTTATCGTGCCCGCGCTCGGGTATGACAGAAAGGAGCCGTTCCCTCCTCGCTGGGCTGGGGGAGTGCATCGCATGTACGCAGCGGTTGTGGCTGCTCTCATCTTCAAAGCCATCTTGGCTTGCAGAGCCAGCATGTTACGAAATTCCGtctgctgcatctcctgccccacagaacAGCCCCAGGACTGGGAGATCAATAACTTTATTGGCAGGAAATTCAGGTGTACCTTTCAGGGAGAGTTTGCCTTGCAAACAGCTTGGTCCAGCCCGAGTGGCTCTGTCAGGCACTGGGTTTTCCTCTCAGATTTGCAACTCTAAGAGAACCAATGTATTGTCCCTGAAGTGGCTTCAGGTGACAGCTGAACCTGCAACGGGTGTTTTTTGTAGGTCAGAAATCAAGGAGCAACCGCTGACCTTAGTCGGTCAGAAGAATTTCTCTACATTAATTTCCATTTAGGAAGCCTCTCCCTTCATTCTTCAATCTTAAAAATTCAGGGATTGCAAATCCACCCGCTGTGGGATAAAACGCCCCGCATGTGCCTCGGTGTGCTAAGAGCCCACGTTTCCATCCGGCTGTGACGGCAGCTCCCACCCATCATACCCCGGCATCGGTTTGCCTGCTGAACCCCAGAGCGTGCTCGGTTCTGTCCTGAACGCAGTCACTGCTGCAGCCCACGATCCTCTCACTCTAATGAGCCAAACGAGTTCAGCAAGGACCAACTAAAGCATTGCAGGTAATCCGTATAATTAATGTGTGCTCAGACAGAAAAGAGCTGTTGTCTAATTAAAACATCATTGGAGAAGGACCAGACTTCCCTGCCCGGCTCTGATCTGAGCCAGTCTGTCCAGCCGGGTTAGTCCCTAAAACCTCTCTGTCTCACTTTCCACGCTGAAATAATTCCTCTCCAGGGGCTAAAGCTTCAGCTGGGGAAGTTTCCAACGGTGTGGGATAAAAGGGTGCTACGAGTGGGCAAGAAGCTTGCTGGTTGTCGGGGTAAAGATGTGCCGAAGGTGCTGCTGCGGGGCAGCGGGGAGGAAGCGCGGTCGCTCGATGGGTGCAGACGTCCCTGCTCGCCCTCAGGCTGGGGTTGCTGTAGGAGCTGGGGTACCCGCACACTGGGGCAGCTGGACAGACCATCGCGGTGCATCTGGTCTCTCTCAGCCAGATCAAGATACATAAGAAGGTGAGTAGGAGGCACAGAGTGGGCGCCAGGGGTTCACTGTACCCCAGTGTGCTGGTGGAAGCTGTCCTGCTCGGCTGCGCCAGCTCTGTCCcgcctgcagagctggagccgCTGGCTCCGTCTGGATGAGTTATCGTGGCTTCTTTGAGCCATGCTTTACTCCAGTGCTGGGAAACTGCCTCAATCTCCCTTTGGACTGGGCATTTCCCGGACACTGGCATGCACTATTCGAGCTGGACAGACTTTTTGGGGAGCAAAGCATGtacagagctgggagcagcagccgcCATCTTGACATCAGCACAGGAGAAGCGCTGTCAGCTCTTGCTTTGCGCTTCGCAGCTGGCGGATGGCTGCATGGGGACAGGGACGATGGGATGCCACGAAGGGCCTCCATGGAAAAGACGTGGAGTCCCGATGGGCCGAGGAGCATCTGCTCTTTGTGTTGGGTTCTGTGGCACCTTTATGGCTCCGCACCGCTTGCTCTGGCCTcgctgctgctgtggtttgcAGGGGGGAACCTTAGTCAAGAGAAATGTGAAGGGAAGAAGGCCGCCTTTGGGCATTGCATGGCTTTTCCTTTAGGCAGAGGAAGGTGGTTGAAAGCtgacattttctgctgaaagtgGGTGTTTTCTGCTCTTATGTCACAGGACAGAGTGGTTGCGGCGCAGGGGTTGTGGTGGTGGAGGAGACGTGGGGTCCATGCGTGCTGAGTGTCACAGCAAAGAGCCATCCTGGCTGGGCTGGTGCTTGGCCACGGCAGTTCCTGACCCCAGTGCAGAAACCTCTggatgctgcagagagcagcctgGGCTCCTCCGAGAGCAGAAATGTGGTGGTGGGGgttgtggggctgggctgggctcagCGTCCCGGAGCTCGCCGTGTACAGGGTGACACCAGAGACACCGGCAGCACCATTGCTCCCATCTGGAGTTTCTCCCTGGTGACTCCCCAGGCCCCATGGCAGGGCCAGATGGAGCCAAAACCCATGGGGCTCAGAGAGGGAGAGGGCTGCTGTGCGAGGAGGGTGTCCTGGTGAGCCTGGGGTATGAGGAGGGAGCGGTGGCTGCGAGGCTGAAGCTTGCCCCGTTTCCAAGAAGCTGAGTCATCTCTTTGCCCATCCCATCCTGGCCACCCCACGACCCAGGCTGCGGAGCTGGGGTCCCACAACCTGGGGTGCTTCCCTGGTGCCCCAGAAAGAACATTGGCATTTTTAGGCTGTCTTCAGAGAGTTTTGAGGGCCCCTGGCATCCTCACATCTTGGTGTCAACTTGGGAGCTTGAATCCTGTTGACTTTGTTGGgttggtatttatttttcaaaaggaacCACAATCCGCAGTTTTTCCTGGGTGTGGCAGGGCGCCCGCTGTGGGGTGGCTGCCCCAGGCTGGGGCAGTGATGGAGGCAGCGTGGCAGCCTCGGGGAGAGCAGCGGCAGGACGGAAAATGGGGCCCCCGGTCCATGTCCCCATCCAGAGAGACTCCCTGCCCAGGGGCTGCACTGCAGGGGCCCAGGCAAGCGCCAGGGGCTGCCAAGCACCATCTCATGCCATGGTGAGCCCAGCAGTGCCCGGCTGCACCCCAAATcatgttttttctccccagagcTCGCCCCCGCAGCAGTGTTAGAAACGGCTTCCCATGGCTGCATCCGGTGGTGAGGGGCTGGTGCGGACCCCACTCCTGCCAGCCGGTGCTGCCCTGGTTCTGCTTGGCATCCTGGTCTACCTGGGCGCCCTGTGTGCTGCCTGCAGACGGTAGGCACTGCCTGCACCCCCTCTGCTTCCCCTCCTGAtgctggggacagggctgggggcCCCTTGATGGCGTTCAGTGGCCGCACGTGGAGATGCCGTGTGTGCCTGTCCTGAGCTGGCACTACTGGgatctgctgctctgccctgccaAGCCCCTAGCTGCGGCCCTGATCCTGCacccccctccctgctgccccccactgcaccccctgcacccaAAGGAGCCCGTCcgggtggggatgggggatgTGGCATCATAGGAGGAGCCCTGCAGACTGGGCAGAGTGAGTGATGCCAGGAGTGATGCCAGGGATGCCCAGCACCGCTCAGCAGGGTGCCGGATGCAGTTGAGACCCCTGCTAGCCTGGAtcctgctgtggggctggtgaAGGAGGAGGgctgtggatttgggggtgctgctgctccaggcaggGGCACACGGCGATGCCCATCAAGGCCAGGTCGGGGTTGTGGGGCACCTGCTCCTTGCCCCCAGCTTGGCCGCCCACCTCGAGCTCACCCCTCATCTCCCTGCAGCAAGGGCAGGAAGAAGAAGGTCCCTTCAGATGGGGTGAAGCTGGTGGATGAGGTAAGTGCATGCTGGGGGAGGCAGTTTCAGCATCAGGTTTTTCTGGGCACCCCGGCTCCCAGCCGCAAGCCTGAGGGTGCGCGCTCCCCCCGTTGCAGTCCCTGCTCAGACAGACGCAGCTGCGCTCGCTCAGCAAGTCCGACACGAAGCTACACGAGCTGTACCGGGTGAAGGCCAGGGATGACGGTGAGTGGCTGTTGAGGTGGGAGGCCAGTGGCCCTTGGCGGGTGCCCACAGTCCATGCACTGCCCAGCGAGCGCATCCTGGCATGCACGCACGGCCAGCGCAGGGCTCGGTGCTTGCTGCATCCCCAGcatcctcccatctcctctcctctccctgcagcccagcgGCCGGCCAGCCTGGACACCCCCTGCGCTGTGACCCCCGGTGCTGACTCCCTGCACAGCTCCGgcctcagcatcctcctgcaCCGCGAGCTGCCCCAGATCCCTGTCCCCGAGCCCCCTGCCACCCTCCCGGGCCCCGACCAGACCTACTCCAACCTGCTCTTCCCGCAGCTGCGGAAGCCAGTGCCAGACACAGTCTATGAGTGCCTGGCAGTGGAAGGGGAGGATGCCCTGGTGCCCCCAGTGCCCACCGGCATCCAGGGGTGCCCCCCGCGTGCTGGGCACGGGGCGGCCGATTACGCCTGTGTCCGCAAGGTGAAGAGGACGGTGCTGGTGGAGTCACAGGATGGGGATGTGACGAGGCTGCCCGCAGCCCCGCTGTGCTGGGACAGCGTGGGCAATGCCCCCCAGGCTAAGGTATGGCTCTGGGATGGggtgtggggctggagctgcactTGCTGGATGGAACATGGGGTGGGTGATTAACACCCTTCCTCCCTGTAACACCCCTGTCTGGAGCAGGGTGTAAAATAGGCTGCTCTGTATTTTCCCCTGGAGCTTTTAGGGGGTGCAGGATGGAGCCAGGCCCCCGAGAGCAGGAGATGCCCACGGTGCTGCTCTCTGTGCCCTGCAAAAAGCTCCCGGGATATGTAAAAAGCCAGATCCTCAAAGGATAATCCACTGCCAGGATCCTCTGGGGGCTGAGAGGAGCCAGGGGGCCATGG
Above is a genomic segment from Cuculus canorus isolate bCucCan1 chromosome 16, bCucCan1.pri, whole genome shotgun sequence containing:
- the LIME1 gene encoding lck-interacting transmembrane adapter 1, which produces MAASGGEGLVRTPLLPAGAALVLLGILVYLGALCAACRRKGRKKKVPSDGVKLVDESLLRQTQLRSLSKSDTKLHELYRVKARDDAQRPASLDTPCAVTPGADSLHSSGLSILLHRELPQIPVPEPPATLPGPDQTYSNLLFPQLRKPVPDTVYECLAVEGEDALVPPVPTGIQGCPPRAGHGAADYACVRKVKRTVLVESQDGDVTRLPAAPLCWDSVGNAPQAKLEEMYSTVCKATKKKAHVPTSSPREAGAAWPQPRREEGALSGCWSPAAPAPPDPCYESISNRAWTAQRRGPDPDYEAVDINWKKAVKRDKPGKPRVPENLYESVGDIRAGEPRGGLARTAANGLEVYITNL